Proteins encoded in a region of the Rutidosis leptorrhynchoides isolate AG116_Rl617_1_P2 unplaced genomic scaffold, CSIRO_AGI_Rlap_v1 contig343, whole genome shotgun sequence genome:
- the LOC139883040 gene encoding uncharacterized protein yields MDPANSAEKGDIRLKISKFGRRIETNGSSTTTIFEPQSSLETRDSSNVNSVISPRSPEVKAPEKKLTLFALRLAIFEKAATGLGTLGFIWATVVLLGGFAIVLDKTDFWFVTIILLIEGTRIFSRSHELEWQHQATWSITDAGISSFRVLRSSSNFLMHSLKAMFRPVLSSRSSQSSKEASRSSPSRNSRILTRGRKVPTRTWEAPDVPLLPQWVFLARNISKILYWLQLASATACVVLSLMKLIKHNYGEIEKGDTDRRNRKSALNIFYALALAEASLFLLEKAYWEYKVIFRKILEQVNNECELGPSGMLTIRRFFYDAYSKCVDGSIFDGLKMDMVSFSMDLLDSNSSDEQLIGIRVLRQFSISERFSDDTLQKIGINLSVIERFVEMLNWKDPQDEEIRRSAAEILSKLAAKKQNSLRVAGIPGAMESISSLLQTNRKFSSAADEIGEKKIVLDEQHYGFWTFNNLGLLLLKKLARDHDNCGKIGNTRGLLPKIIDFTHAEENLLNNEHVAQSQILTIKRSLQLLRMLSSTTGPTGKHLRQEISEIVFTISNIRDVLQCGEKHPTLQKLGIQILTSLALEEEATERIGGTGGILKALFHIYFKQGVPEDQNHVKVAAGEALATLALESKSNCHRILRLNVLGKLLGALEDPVLRVNAARILRNLCIYGVEDSYHLLKEVTSAAPTVLKSIMMTEESKLQEVMIGLAASIFKFMTSQESRSMFQSARIKQVELATALVQILGRHKFLPVKVPRIRRFCIELAIWMMRDDANNIFIFKDLGMEKDLEHVLETTAELESFNIFSGTVGVSRHSVTMHCLIETALVLLMDG; encoded by the exons ATGGATCCTGCGAATTCTGCAGAAAAAGGAGATATTCGTCTGAAAATCAGCAAATTCGGAAGACGAATCGAAACTAATGGCTCTAGCACAACAACTATATTTGAGCCACAGAGTAGCTTGGAGACGAGAGACAGTAGCAATGTGAATTCTGTGATTTCTCCCCGTTCGCCGGAAGTTAAGGCGCCGGAGAAGAAGTTGACCCTTTTCGCTCTCCGGCTAGCAATTTTCGAAAAGGCAGCTACAGGGCTGGGAACTCTGGGTTTTATTTGGGCAACAGTTGTGCTTTTGGGTGGTTTCGCTATTGTGCTTGATAAAACAGATTTCTGGTTTGTTACGATCATTTTATTGATCGAAGGGACTCGGATATTTAGCCGAAGCCACGAACTCGAATGGCAGCATCAAGCAACATGGTCGATAACTGATGCCGGAATCAGTAGCTTCAGGGTTTTGCGGTCAAGCTCCAATTTCCTAATGCACAGCCTAAAAGCTATGTTCCGGCCAGTTCTCAGTTCACGGAGCAGTCAAAGTTCTAAGGAAGCTTCCCGAAGCTCCCCTTCAAGGAATTCTAGAATCCTGACGCGTGGAAGAAAAGTTCCGACTCGGACATGGGAAGCTCCTGATGTTCCCCTGCTGCCACAATGGGTTTTCCTAGCACGAAACATCAGTAAAATCCTGTATTGGTTGCAACTTGCTTCTGCAACAGCCTGTGTGGTTTTGTCACTAATGAAGCTGATTAAGCATAATTACGGTGAGATCGAAAAAGGAGATACTGATAGAAGGAACAGGAAATCGGCTCTCAACATCTTCTACGCGTTGGCGTTAGCTGAGGCGTCCTTGTTTCTTCTGGAGAAAGCTTACTGGGAATATAAGGTTATTTTCCGTAAAATCCTAGAACAGGTAAATAACGAATGTGAGTTGGGGCCTTCAGGTATGTTAACAATCAGAAGGTTTTTTTATGATGCATACTCGAAATGTGTTGATGGAAGCATATTTGATGGCTTGAAGATGGATATGGTTTCTTTCAGTATGGATCTGTTGGATTCGAATTCCTCCGATGAGCAGCTCATTGGAATAAGAGTTCTTCGTCAGTTTTCTATAAGTGAAAGATTTTCTGACGACACCCTGCAAAAGATTGGGATAAATTTATCAGTTATAGAAAGGTTTGTAGAAATGTTGAATTGGAAAGACCCGCAAGATGAAGAGATCAGGAGATCGGCTGCGGAAATTCTGTCGAAATTAGCCGCTAAGAAGCAGAATTCTCTAAGGGTTGCTGGAATACCTGGTGCGATGGAGTCCATATCGTCTCTTCTGCAGACAAACCGGAAGTTCAGCAGCGCAGCTGACGAAATCGGCGAAAAGAAGATAGTCTTGGACGAGCAACATTACGGATTCTGGACATTCAACAACTTAGGACTTCTGCTTCTGAAGAAACTCGCACGTGATCATGATAATTGCGGAAAGATTGGAAATACTAGAGGCCTCCTTCCAAAGATAATAGATTTTACGCATGCAGAGGAAAACTTGTTGAACAACGAACATGTGGCACAGTCTCAGATACTAACAATCAAGAGATCGCTACAATTGTTGAGAATGCTATCCAGCACGACAGGCCCAACAGGGAAACATCTCCGGCAAGAGATTTCGGAGATTGTTTTCACAATCAGCAACATTAGAGACGTTCTCCAGTGTGGGGAGAAGCATCCGACTCTGCAAAAACTCGGCATACAGATACTTACCAGTTTAGCATTAGAGGAGGAAGCGACAGAGAGGATCGGCGGAACAGGAGGGATTCTCAAAGCATTGTTCCATATATATTTCAAACAAGGTGTTCCGGAAGATCAGAACCATGTCAAAGTTGCCGCCGGTGAGGCTCTAGCAACGCTGGCGTTAGAGAGCAAGAGTAATTGTCATCGGATTTTAAGATTGAATGTGCTAGGAAAGCTTCTTGGAGCCTTAGAAGATCCGGTGCTTCGAGTTAACGCTGCAAGAATCTTGAGGAATCTGTGTATTTATGGCGTTGAAGACTCTTATCACCTGTTAAAGGAGGTCACATCTGCAGCACCTACT GTGCTCAAGTCGATCATGATGACAGAAGAAAGTAAACTTCAGGAAGTAATGATAGGACTAGCAGCTAGCATTTTCAAATTTATGACGTCACAAGAATCGAGAAGTATGTTTCAAAGTGCCAGGATCAAACAGGTAGAATTAGCAACTGCATTAGTCCAAATCCTGGGCAGGCACAAATTTCTGCCAGTTAAAGTTCCGAGAATCAGAAGGTTTTGCATAGAGCTAGCAATTTGGATGATGAGGGACGATGCtaataacattttcattttcaaggaTTTAGGAATGGAAAAGGATTTGGAGCATGTCCTGGAAACTACAGCTGAACTTGAAAGCTTTAATATCTTCTCTGGTACTGTTGGAGTCAGCCGGCATAGCGTAACGATGCACTGTCTAATCGAAACTGCGCTCGTGTTACTTATGGACGGATGA